A region of Lycium barbarum isolate Lr01 chromosome 3, ASM1917538v2, whole genome shotgun sequence DNA encodes the following proteins:
- the LOC132632578 gene encoding (+)-menthofuran synthase-like has translation MISSFAVFSYLIFLPFVLISLFQLSSKKSKKNLPPSPPKLPFIGNFHQLGLQPHRSLQKLTNEHGPMMMLQFGSTPVLIASSAEAASEIMKTQDMSFANKPKSSIPSKLFFGPKDVAFTPYGEYWRNARSVCMLQLLNNKRVQSFSNIREEETSLLLQKIRDSIDNSQVVDLTELFVSMTNDVLCRVALGRKYCDGEEGKKFKTLLLEFVELLGVFNIGDYMPWLAWVNRFNGLNAKVDRVADEFSAFLEGVIEEHREKKIYDKEEGADFVDILLQVQNENKSGFKVEMDSIKAIIMDMFSAGTDTTSTLLEWTMNELIRNPKTLRKLRDEVRLVTQGKSDVIEDDLEHMPYLKAVIKESLRLHSPVPLLPREAIKDTKVLGYDVAAGTQVLVCPWAISRDPAIWENPEEFQPERFLDSSVDYKGLHFGLIPFGAGRRGCPGITFAKIVNELALARMLFHFEFSLPNGAKAEDLDVDEALGITVRRKFPLLVVATPSII, from the coding sequence ATGATTTCCTCATTTGCAGTTTTTTCTTACTTAATTTTTTTGCCATTTGTTCTAATATCACTTTTCCAGCTTTCGTccaaaaaatcaaagaaaaatctTCCTCCATCTCCACCAAAGCTTCCATTCATCGGAAACTTTCACCAACTGGGCTTACAACCACATCGCTCTCTCCAAAAACTAACGAACGAACATGGCCCAATGATGATGCTTCAGTTTGGCAGCACACCTGTGCTCATCGCTTCCTCAGCCGAAGCAGCTTCCGAGATCATGAAAACCCAAGATATGAGCTTTGCTAACAAGCCCAagtctagtattccaagcaagctTTTCTTTGGTCCAAAGGACGTGGCCTTCACTCCATATGGAGAGTACTGGAGGAACGCTAGAAGTGTTTGCATGCTTCAGCTTTTGAACAACAAAAGAGTCCAATCGTTTAGTAATATCAGGGAAGAAGAGACTTCTCTTCTTCTCCAAAAGATTAGGGACTCAATTGACAATTCACAAGTTGTGGATTTGACGGAGCTGTTTGTGAGCATGACGAACGACGTGCTTTGCAGGGTGGCGTTAGGAAGGAAGTATTGTGATGGGGAAGAAGGGAAAAAGTTCAAGACATTGTTGTTAGAGTTTGTGGAATTGTTGGGAGTTTTTAATATTGGAGATTACATGCCCTGGCTTGCATGGGTGAACCGTTTCAATGGTTTAAATGCCAAAGTGGACAGGGTGGCTGATGAGTTTAGTGCATTCTTGGAGGGTGTGATTGAGGAACATAGGGAGAAGAAAATATATGACAAAGAAGAAGGGGCGGATTTTGTGGATATATTGCTCCAAGTTCAGAATGAAAACAAGTCGGGTTTTAAGGTTGAGATGGATTCAATTAAAGCTATTATCATGGATATGTTTTCTGCAGGAACTGATACAACGTCCACTCTTTTAGAATGGACAATGAATGAGCTGATCAGAAATCCAAAGACTTTACGAAAATTAAGAGACGAGGTGAGGCTAGTAACTCAAGGGAAGTCGGACGTAATAGAGGATGACTTGGAACACATGCCTTATTTAAAAGCAGTGATCAAAGAGAGCCTACGGCTTCATTCTCCGGTGCCATTGCTTCCTAGGGAAGCAATAAAGGACACCAAAGTGTTAGGCTACGACGTAGCTGCGGGAACTCAAGTCCTTGTTTGTCCATGGGCTATATCGAGAGACCCAGCCATATGGGAAAATCCAGAGGAGTTTCAACCAGAAAGGTTTTTGGATAGTTCTGTCGATTACAAAGGGTTACATTTCGGATTAATCCCTTTTGGTGCCGGCAGAAGAGGTTGTCCCGGAATTACATTCGCTAAGATTGTGAATGAGCTGGCATTAGCAAGAATGTTGTTTCATTTTGAATTCTCGTTACCAAATGGAGCAAAAGCTGAAGATTTGGATGTGGATGAAGCCCTTGGAATTACAGTCAGACGAAAATTTCCCTTACTTGTCGTTGCAACTCCAAGCATTATTTGA